The following are from one region of the Coffea eugenioides isolate CCC68of chromosome 2, Ceug_1.0, whole genome shotgun sequence genome:
- the LOC113759381 gene encoding uncharacterized protein LOC113759381 isoform X1 gives MKRKRGSVRRKPKKTPVPVANNASANSSFLNAEGYSGDHDGCDGFDPTMEGETAHANATLSSFHQGLDEPAFPGETNGGNSIQNGNLLKSVASFAAKLSRTVGSSIAKPSDKALLLQGEKSQGKKPRLFHQDPQNNEQELNAALVVIKKIMKTDAAKPFNAPVDPAALGIPDYFDAIVSPMDFGTICNNLELGLKYRDAADVYKDVQLIWDNCSKYNKKGDYTLELMKRAKSNFIKHWNAAGLFRHPEEADNVHLEADPQDTNGCFTRHNKEGHMFPAGSMINNSIHHERPDLVGLYQVQRQEYSPCFSHMHSQHICSQCQCECQSSEFQSFQRHCSRHRPTAGRHMCSSGPISGEHYSQRQDEIRPFQKLSCQSSPSCGTQSHSCERPYKYQSNSSHLQPSSLLSGRDTQTAGHVHLPIHGVSSSSTCNICEHACSSVPMSYNSNHHKHYQMCSCPINEHQSLLRCCDQYQQHQNSCQHYSHSSQMRNTEPDVRDAGNAVESTVRHTEGRLRYPMAPVTDGSSHQQQCQMGPSQVPSSPTMYSNSCQPQGKRYQCQLDFGHSERPLPEDRPNIGGAEHSNIPPHAESTIRHETDYSGSPDDNDDRSDEQEFQLGPNELQSPLLGQSDEPKEDGPQFQPSSSQPEPPMPQSGVNMTDADHAGLERKTRGRGPTRCLKLLVEGMRISVTTNELGQPVGPEASKLVSFLGTLARNGNLAPLTYVDWRAVPEESKENMWEEVQKKFEIDPNSKSWVIKSLGKKWKDWKSKLKTAHYITHATDEERLADRDERVLPEQWAYLVSHWSSEEAEKRSATNRANRAQQKFGHVTGTKSFARIREEQRVKRSDGKAPSRAELFILTRTRKDGKPVNEASSAVITQLREIGSQPQNAFQNNNAGGDVFSQVVGRDRHGRVRCLGLGPSPSDFVGQKPTQAEAMKMVTEANDEVRQMKERLVAMEQTCTQMAQQMATMMSMMSSMQKNSTADNVPDVVVNGSGSSEGSPDQQVQSLPLRRSSRKGKF, from the exons ATGAAACGCAAGCGTGGATCCGTTAGACGCAAGCCTAAAAAAACACCAGTGCCAGTTGCTAATAATGCATCTGcaaattcttcttttttgaaTGCTGAAGGTTATTCTGGGGATCATGATGGATGTGATGGATTTGATCCTACCATGGAGGGTGAAACAGCACATGCAAATGCCACTTTAAGTTCTTTCCATCAGGGACTAGATGAACCAGCCTTTCCTGGGGAGACAAATGGTGGCAATTCAATACAGAATGGTAATCTGCTAAAGAGTGTTGCCAGCTTTGCAGCTAAGCTGTCAAGAACTGTTGGTTCATCAATTGCCAAGCCATCTGATAAAGCACTTCTGTTGCAAGGTGAAAAGTCACAAGGAAAGAAACCAAGACTATTCCATCAGGATCCTCAGAACAATGAGCAAGAGCTAAATGCTGCCCTTGTG GTGATTAAGAAGATTATGAAAACAGATGCAGCTAAGCCATTTAATGCTCCTGTGGACCCTGCAGCCTTGGGAATTCCA GATTATTTTGATGCTATTGTTTCTCCTATGGACTTTGGTACGATATGCAACAACCTAGAGTTGGGTTTAAAGTACAGAGATGCAGCAGATGTCTACAAGGATGTGCAGTTAATTTGGGATAATTGTTCCAAGTACAATAAGAAAGGTGATTATACCCTGGAGCTCATGAAGCGGGCAAAGAGTAACTTTATAAAGCACTGGAATGCAGCTGGTTTATTCAGGCATCCAGAAGAAGCTGATAATG TACATTTAGAAGCAGACCCACAGGATACTAATGGCTGTTTCACAAGGCACAACAAAGAAGGGCATATGTTTCCAGCAGGTTCCATGATCAACAACTCCATCCATCATGAAAGACCTGATTTGGTTGGTCTTTACCAGGTGCAGAGACAAGAATATTCACCTTGCTTCAGCCACATGCACTCCCAGCATATATGCTCCCAGTGCCAGTGTGAGTGCCAATCTTCAGAGTTTCAGTCCTTCCAGCGCCATTGTAGCAGACATCGTCCTACTGCAG GTAGGCATATGTGTTCCAGTGGTCCAATTAGTGGAGAGCACTACAGCCAGCGGCAGGATGAGATTAGGCCCTTCCAAAAACTCTCGTGTCAATCCTCACCTAGTTGTGGCACTCAAAGCCATTCCTGTGAGAGACCCTACAAGTATCAATCGAACTCTAGCCATCTCCAACCTTCTAGCCTACTGTCTGGCAGAGATACTCAAACTGCAG GCCATGTGCATTTACCAATTCATGGAGTCTCTTCTTCCTCGACATGCAACATATGTGAGCATGCTTGCAGTTCAGTTCCAATGAGTTATAATTCCAACCACCACAAGCACTATCAGATGTGCTCCTGTCCCATTAATGAGCATCAATCTTTGCTGAGGTGTTGTGATCAATATCAGCAACATCAGAATTCTTGTCAGCATTACTCACACTCAAGTCAGATGCGGAATACGGAGCCTGATGTTAGAGATGCTGGAAATGCAG TTGAATCTACTGTCAGACATACCGAAGGCAGACTCAGATATCCAATGGCCCCAGTTACTGATGGTAGCAGCCACCAGCAGCAGTGTCAGATGGGTCCAAGCCAAGTGCCATCATCCCCAACGATGTATAGCAACTCATGTCAGCCTCAGGGAAAGAGGTATCAGTGCCAGTTGGACTTTGGTCATTCAGAAAGACCCCTGCCAGAAGACAGGCCAAATATTGGTGGAGCAG AACATTCAAATATCCCACCACATGCAGAATCTACCATTAGACATGAGACTGACTATTCGGGTAGCCCAGATGATAATGATGATCGCAGCGATGAGCAGGAATTTCAGCTAGGCCCCAATGAGTTACAGTCACCCTTATTGGGCCAGTCAGATGAGCCAAAGGAAGATGGCCCCCAATTTCAACCAAGCTCAAGCCAACCAGAACCTCCCATGCCGCAGAGTGGGGTTAATATGACAGATGCAG ACCACGCTGGTCTGGAGAGAAAAACTCGAGGGCGAGGACCCACACGGTGCCTTAAGTTGTTGGTAGAAGGGATGCGGATATCAGTCACCACAAATGAACTGGGGCAACCCGTCGGCCCTGAGGCTTCAAAATTGGTTAGCTTTCTGGGCACTCTTGCAAGGAATGGAAATTTGGCACCTCTTACATACGTTGACTGGAGGGCTGTGCCTGAAGAGAGCAAGGAGAATATGTGGGAGGAAGTTCAG AAGAAGTTTGAAATTGACCCAAATAGTAAAAGTTGGGTTATTAAATCCCTTGGCAAAAAGTGGAAAGACTGGAAATCCAAGTTGAAGACTGCACATTACATCACTCATGCAACTGATGAGGAGAGGCTAGCTGACCGTGATGAGAGAGTCCTTCCAGAACAATGGGCCTACCTTGTTTCACATTGGAGTTCCGAGGAAGCAGAG AAACGGAGTGCTACAAATAGGGCTAATCGTGCACAGCAGAAGTTTGGGCACGTTACAGGAACCAAGAGCTTTGCACGGATACGTGAAGAGCAG CGTGTTAAGAGATCTGATGGGAAGGCTCCATCTCGGGCAGAGCTATTCATCTTGACTCGCACGCGCAAAGATGGAAAGCCTGTAAATGAAGCATCCTCTGCTGTAATT ACCCAGCTTCGTGAAATTGGAAGTCAACCACAGAATGCCTTCCAGAACAACAACGCTGGAGGTGACGTCTTCTCTCAGGTTGTGGGTCGAGATAGACACGGTCGTGTGCGTTGTCTTGGATTGGGTCCATCTCCTTCTGATTTTGTGGGACAAAAACCTACGCAGGCTGAGGCCATGAAAATGGTGACAGAGGCGAATGATGAGGTACGCCAGATGAAAGAGCGGTTGGTGGCCATGGAGCAGACTTGTACGCAGATGGCACAACAGATGGCTACTATGATGTCGATGATGTCATCTATGCAGAAAAACTCGACAGCTGACAATGTGCCTGATGTA GTTGTTAATGGCTCAGGCAGTTCCGAAGGTTCACCAGATCAGCAAGTACAATCCTTGCCATTAAGACGCTCAAGTAGAAAAGGCAAATTTTAG
- the LOC113759381 gene encoding uncharacterized protein LOC113759381 isoform X5 — protein sequence MKRKRGSVRRKPKKTPVPVANNASANSSFLNAEGYSGDHDGCDGFDPTMEGETAHANATLSSFHQGLDEPAFPGETNGGNSIQNGNLLKSVASFAAKLSRTVGSSIAKPSDKALLLQGEKSQGKKPRLFHQDPQNNEQELNAALVVIKKIMKTDAAKPFNAPVDPAALGIPDYFDAIVSPMDFGTICNNLELGLKYRDAADVYKDVQLIWDNCSKYNKKGDYTLELMKRAKSNFIKHWNAAGLFRHPEEADNVHLEADPQDTNGCFTRHNKEGHMFPAGSMINNSIHHERPDLVGLYQVQRQEYSPCFSHMHSQHICSQCQCECQSSEFQSFQRHCSRHRPTAGRHMCSSGPISGEHYSQRQDEIRPFQKLSCQSSPSCGTQSHSCERPYKYQSNSSHLQPSSLLSGRDTQTAGHVHLPIHGVSSSSTCNICEHACSSVPMSYNSNHHKHYQMCSCPINEHQSLLRCCDQYQQHQNSCQHYSHSSQMRNTEPDVRDAGNAVESTVRHTEGRLRYPMAPVTDGSSHQQQCQMGPSQVPSSPTMYSNSCQPQGKRYQCQLDFGHSERPLPEDRPNIGGAEHSNIPPHAESTIRHETDYSGSPDDNDDRSDEQEFQLGPNELQSPLLGQSDEPKEDGPQFQPSSSQPEPPMPQSGVNMTDADHAGLERKTRGRGPTRCLKLLVEGMRISVTTNELGQPVGPEASKLVSFLGTLARNGNLAPLTYVDWRAVPEESKENMWEEVQKKFEIDPNSKSWVIKSLGKKWKDWKSKLKTAHYITHATDEERLADRDERVLPEQWAYLVSHWSSEEAEKRSATNRANRAQQKFGHVTGTKSFARIREEQTQLREIGSQPQNAFQNNNAGGDVFSQAEAMKMVTEANDEVRQMKERLVAMEQTCTQMAQQMATMMSMMSSMQKNSTADNVPDVVVNGSGSSEGSPDQQVQSLPLRRSSRKGKF from the exons ATGAAACGCAAGCGTGGATCCGTTAGACGCAAGCCTAAAAAAACACCAGTGCCAGTTGCTAATAATGCATCTGcaaattcttcttttttgaaTGCTGAAGGTTATTCTGGGGATCATGATGGATGTGATGGATTTGATCCTACCATGGAGGGTGAAACAGCACATGCAAATGCCACTTTAAGTTCTTTCCATCAGGGACTAGATGAACCAGCCTTTCCTGGGGAGACAAATGGTGGCAATTCAATACAGAATGGTAATCTGCTAAAGAGTGTTGCCAGCTTTGCAGCTAAGCTGTCAAGAACTGTTGGTTCATCAATTGCCAAGCCATCTGATAAAGCACTTCTGTTGCAAGGTGAAAAGTCACAAGGAAAGAAACCAAGACTATTCCATCAGGATCCTCAGAACAATGAGCAAGAGCTAAATGCTGCCCTTGTG GTGATTAAGAAGATTATGAAAACAGATGCAGCTAAGCCATTTAATGCTCCTGTGGACCCTGCAGCCTTGGGAATTCCA GATTATTTTGATGCTATTGTTTCTCCTATGGACTTTGGTACGATATGCAACAACCTAGAGTTGGGTTTAAAGTACAGAGATGCAGCAGATGTCTACAAGGATGTGCAGTTAATTTGGGATAATTGTTCCAAGTACAATAAGAAAGGTGATTATACCCTGGAGCTCATGAAGCGGGCAAAGAGTAACTTTATAAAGCACTGGAATGCAGCTGGTTTATTCAGGCATCCAGAAGAAGCTGATAATG TACATTTAGAAGCAGACCCACAGGATACTAATGGCTGTTTCACAAGGCACAACAAAGAAGGGCATATGTTTCCAGCAGGTTCCATGATCAACAACTCCATCCATCATGAAAGACCTGATTTGGTTGGTCTTTACCAGGTGCAGAGACAAGAATATTCACCTTGCTTCAGCCACATGCACTCCCAGCATATATGCTCCCAGTGCCAGTGTGAGTGCCAATCTTCAGAGTTTCAGTCCTTCCAGCGCCATTGTAGCAGACATCGTCCTACTGCAG GTAGGCATATGTGTTCCAGTGGTCCAATTAGTGGAGAGCACTACAGCCAGCGGCAGGATGAGATTAGGCCCTTCCAAAAACTCTCGTGTCAATCCTCACCTAGTTGTGGCACTCAAAGCCATTCCTGTGAGAGACCCTACAAGTATCAATCGAACTCTAGCCATCTCCAACCTTCTAGCCTACTGTCTGGCAGAGATACTCAAACTGCAG GCCATGTGCATTTACCAATTCATGGAGTCTCTTCTTCCTCGACATGCAACATATGTGAGCATGCTTGCAGTTCAGTTCCAATGAGTTATAATTCCAACCACCACAAGCACTATCAGATGTGCTCCTGTCCCATTAATGAGCATCAATCTTTGCTGAGGTGTTGTGATCAATATCAGCAACATCAGAATTCTTGTCAGCATTACTCACACTCAAGTCAGATGCGGAATACGGAGCCTGATGTTAGAGATGCTGGAAATGCAG TTGAATCTACTGTCAGACATACCGAAGGCAGACTCAGATATCCAATGGCCCCAGTTACTGATGGTAGCAGCCACCAGCAGCAGTGTCAGATGGGTCCAAGCCAAGTGCCATCATCCCCAACGATGTATAGCAACTCATGTCAGCCTCAGGGAAAGAGGTATCAGTGCCAGTTGGACTTTGGTCATTCAGAAAGACCCCTGCCAGAAGACAGGCCAAATATTGGTGGAGCAG AACATTCAAATATCCCACCACATGCAGAATCTACCATTAGACATGAGACTGACTATTCGGGTAGCCCAGATGATAATGATGATCGCAGCGATGAGCAGGAATTTCAGCTAGGCCCCAATGAGTTACAGTCACCCTTATTGGGCCAGTCAGATGAGCCAAAGGAAGATGGCCCCCAATTTCAACCAAGCTCAAGCCAACCAGAACCTCCCATGCCGCAGAGTGGGGTTAATATGACAGATGCAG ACCACGCTGGTCTGGAGAGAAAAACTCGAGGGCGAGGACCCACACGGTGCCTTAAGTTGTTGGTAGAAGGGATGCGGATATCAGTCACCACAAATGAACTGGGGCAACCCGTCGGCCCTGAGGCTTCAAAATTGGTTAGCTTTCTGGGCACTCTTGCAAGGAATGGAAATTTGGCACCTCTTACATACGTTGACTGGAGGGCTGTGCCTGAAGAGAGCAAGGAGAATATGTGGGAGGAAGTTCAG AAGAAGTTTGAAATTGACCCAAATAGTAAAAGTTGGGTTATTAAATCCCTTGGCAAAAAGTGGAAAGACTGGAAATCCAAGTTGAAGACTGCACATTACATCACTCATGCAACTGATGAGGAGAGGCTAGCTGACCGTGATGAGAGAGTCCTTCCAGAACAATGGGCCTACCTTGTTTCACATTGGAGTTCCGAGGAAGCAGAG AAACGGAGTGCTACAAATAGGGCTAATCGTGCACAGCAGAAGTTTGGGCACGTTACAGGAACCAAGAGCTTTGCACGGATACGTGAAGAGCAG ACCCAGCTTCGTGAAATTGGAAGTCAACCACAGAATGCCTTCCAGAACAACAACGCTGGAGGTGACGTCTTCTCTCAG GCTGAGGCCATGAAAATGGTGACAGAGGCGAATGATGAGGTACGCCAGATGAAAGAGCGGTTGGTGGCCATGGAGCAGACTTGTACGCAGATGGCACAACAGATGGCTACTATGATGTCGATGATGTCATCTATGCAGAAAAACTCGACAGCTGACAATGTGCCTGATGTA GTTGTTAATGGCTCAGGCAGTTCCGAAGGTTCACCAGATCAGCAAGTACAATCCTTGCCATTAAGACGCTCAAGTAGAAAAGGCAAATTTTAG
- the LOC113759381 gene encoding uncharacterized protein LOC113759381 isoform X4, translating to MKRKRGSVRRKPKKTPVPVANNASANSSFLNAEGYSGDHDGCDGFDPTMEGETAHANATLSSFHQGLDEPAFPGETNGGNSIQNGNLLKSVASFAAKLSRTVGSSIAKPSDKALLLQGEKSQGKKPRLFHQDPQNNEQELNAALVVIKKIMKTDAAKPFNAPVDPAALGIPDYFDAIVSPMDFGTICNNLELGLKYRDAADVYKDVQLIWDNCSKYNKKGDYTLELMKRAKSNFIKHWNAAGLFRHPEEADNVHLEADPQDTNGCFTRHNKEGHMFPAGSMINNSIHHERPDLVGLYQVQRQEYSPCFSHMHSQHICSQCQCECQSSEFQSFQRHCSRHRPTAGRHMCSSGPISGEHYSQRQDEIRPFQKLSCQSSPSCGTQSHSCERPYKYQSNSSHLQPSSLLSGRDTQTAGHVHLPIHGVSSSSTCNICEHACSSVPMSYNSNHHKHYQMCSCPINEHQSLLRCCDQYQQHQNSCQHYSHSSQMRNTEPDVRDAGNAVESTVRHTEGRLRYPMAPVTDGSSHQQQCQMGPSQVPSSPTMYSNSCQPQGKRYQCQLDFGHSERPLPEDRPNIGGAEHSNIPPHAESTIRHETDYSGSPDDNDDRSDEQEFQLGPNELQSPLLGQSDEPKEDGPQFQPSSSQPEPPMPQSGVNMTDADHAGLERKTRGRGPTRCLKLLVEGMRISVTTNELGQPVGPEASKLVSFLGTLARNGNLAPLTYVDWRAVPEESKENMWEEVQKKFEIDPNSKSWVIKSLGKKWKDWKSKLKTAHYITHATDEERLADRDERVLPEQWAYLVSHWSSEEAEKRSATNRANRAQQKFGHVTGTKSFARIREEQTQLREIGSQPQNAFQNNNAGGDVFSQVVGRDRHGRVRCLGLGPSPSDFVGQKPTQAEAMKMVTEANDEVRQMKERLVAMEQTCTQMAQQMATMMSMMSSMQKNSTADNVPDVVVNGSGSSEGSPDQQVQSLPLRRSSRKGKF from the exons ATGAAACGCAAGCGTGGATCCGTTAGACGCAAGCCTAAAAAAACACCAGTGCCAGTTGCTAATAATGCATCTGcaaattcttcttttttgaaTGCTGAAGGTTATTCTGGGGATCATGATGGATGTGATGGATTTGATCCTACCATGGAGGGTGAAACAGCACATGCAAATGCCACTTTAAGTTCTTTCCATCAGGGACTAGATGAACCAGCCTTTCCTGGGGAGACAAATGGTGGCAATTCAATACAGAATGGTAATCTGCTAAAGAGTGTTGCCAGCTTTGCAGCTAAGCTGTCAAGAACTGTTGGTTCATCAATTGCCAAGCCATCTGATAAAGCACTTCTGTTGCAAGGTGAAAAGTCACAAGGAAAGAAACCAAGACTATTCCATCAGGATCCTCAGAACAATGAGCAAGAGCTAAATGCTGCCCTTGTG GTGATTAAGAAGATTATGAAAACAGATGCAGCTAAGCCATTTAATGCTCCTGTGGACCCTGCAGCCTTGGGAATTCCA GATTATTTTGATGCTATTGTTTCTCCTATGGACTTTGGTACGATATGCAACAACCTAGAGTTGGGTTTAAAGTACAGAGATGCAGCAGATGTCTACAAGGATGTGCAGTTAATTTGGGATAATTGTTCCAAGTACAATAAGAAAGGTGATTATACCCTGGAGCTCATGAAGCGGGCAAAGAGTAACTTTATAAAGCACTGGAATGCAGCTGGTTTATTCAGGCATCCAGAAGAAGCTGATAATG TACATTTAGAAGCAGACCCACAGGATACTAATGGCTGTTTCACAAGGCACAACAAAGAAGGGCATATGTTTCCAGCAGGTTCCATGATCAACAACTCCATCCATCATGAAAGACCTGATTTGGTTGGTCTTTACCAGGTGCAGAGACAAGAATATTCACCTTGCTTCAGCCACATGCACTCCCAGCATATATGCTCCCAGTGCCAGTGTGAGTGCCAATCTTCAGAGTTTCAGTCCTTCCAGCGCCATTGTAGCAGACATCGTCCTACTGCAG GTAGGCATATGTGTTCCAGTGGTCCAATTAGTGGAGAGCACTACAGCCAGCGGCAGGATGAGATTAGGCCCTTCCAAAAACTCTCGTGTCAATCCTCACCTAGTTGTGGCACTCAAAGCCATTCCTGTGAGAGACCCTACAAGTATCAATCGAACTCTAGCCATCTCCAACCTTCTAGCCTACTGTCTGGCAGAGATACTCAAACTGCAG GCCATGTGCATTTACCAATTCATGGAGTCTCTTCTTCCTCGACATGCAACATATGTGAGCATGCTTGCAGTTCAGTTCCAATGAGTTATAATTCCAACCACCACAAGCACTATCAGATGTGCTCCTGTCCCATTAATGAGCATCAATCTTTGCTGAGGTGTTGTGATCAATATCAGCAACATCAGAATTCTTGTCAGCATTACTCACACTCAAGTCAGATGCGGAATACGGAGCCTGATGTTAGAGATGCTGGAAATGCAG TTGAATCTACTGTCAGACATACCGAAGGCAGACTCAGATATCCAATGGCCCCAGTTACTGATGGTAGCAGCCACCAGCAGCAGTGTCAGATGGGTCCAAGCCAAGTGCCATCATCCCCAACGATGTATAGCAACTCATGTCAGCCTCAGGGAAAGAGGTATCAGTGCCAGTTGGACTTTGGTCATTCAGAAAGACCCCTGCCAGAAGACAGGCCAAATATTGGTGGAGCAG AACATTCAAATATCCCACCACATGCAGAATCTACCATTAGACATGAGACTGACTATTCGGGTAGCCCAGATGATAATGATGATCGCAGCGATGAGCAGGAATTTCAGCTAGGCCCCAATGAGTTACAGTCACCCTTATTGGGCCAGTCAGATGAGCCAAAGGAAGATGGCCCCCAATTTCAACCAAGCTCAAGCCAACCAGAACCTCCCATGCCGCAGAGTGGGGTTAATATGACAGATGCAG ACCACGCTGGTCTGGAGAGAAAAACTCGAGGGCGAGGACCCACACGGTGCCTTAAGTTGTTGGTAGAAGGGATGCGGATATCAGTCACCACAAATGAACTGGGGCAACCCGTCGGCCCTGAGGCTTCAAAATTGGTTAGCTTTCTGGGCACTCTTGCAAGGAATGGAAATTTGGCACCTCTTACATACGTTGACTGGAGGGCTGTGCCTGAAGAGAGCAAGGAGAATATGTGGGAGGAAGTTCAG AAGAAGTTTGAAATTGACCCAAATAGTAAAAGTTGGGTTATTAAATCCCTTGGCAAAAAGTGGAAAGACTGGAAATCCAAGTTGAAGACTGCACATTACATCACTCATGCAACTGATGAGGAGAGGCTAGCTGACCGTGATGAGAGAGTCCTTCCAGAACAATGGGCCTACCTTGTTTCACATTGGAGTTCCGAGGAAGCAGAG AAACGGAGTGCTACAAATAGGGCTAATCGTGCACAGCAGAAGTTTGGGCACGTTACAGGAACCAAGAGCTTTGCACGGATACGTGAAGAGCAG ACCCAGCTTCGTGAAATTGGAAGTCAACCACAGAATGCCTTCCAGAACAACAACGCTGGAGGTGACGTCTTCTCTCAGGTTGTGGGTCGAGATAGACACGGTCGTGTGCGTTGTCTTGGATTGGGTCCATCTCCTTCTGATTTTGTGGGACAAAAACCTACGCAGGCTGAGGCCATGAAAATGGTGACAGAGGCGAATGATGAGGTACGCCAGATGAAAGAGCGGTTGGTGGCCATGGAGCAGACTTGTACGCAGATGGCACAACAGATGGCTACTATGATGTCGATGATGTCATCTATGCAGAAAAACTCGACAGCTGACAATGTGCCTGATGTA GTTGTTAATGGCTCAGGCAGTTCCGAAGGTTCACCAGATCAGCAAGTACAATCCTTGCCATTAAGACGCTCAAGTAGAAAAGGCAAATTTTAG